The Glycine soja cultivar W05 chromosome 9, ASM419377v2, whole genome shotgun sequence sequence AGAATACATTGTGGACCACTAGAACCCGATGTTATGGATGCAGGATATGCATGTGTCTCTACATATTTGGAAATTGGAATCATGAGAATGATTGTATATTGCAAGTGAGACGACCATGTCCAACTCACAATGGCATTTTGGAAGTTccaaaaatcaaagaaattatACATGCAGTACCTAGATCGATGAAGCAGGTTTTCCTTAATTGGGTCGCTGAAATGAGATTTATAAATAAGATCAACCCTGGATTGATTAGTGTTTTGGTAGAGATAGAGATCGTCATGAGACTCATACTTTtctatttgtttgtaattattttaataaaaagttaaatttcacAATCAATTTATATGTTAATAATTTCAGTGATAGCCACGCACAGTGATCAAGATTAATTAATCTTCGATCCAATAAGTTATGAGATACAGAGACACTCATGATCTCTCTCTCTGACTccggaaaaaaaatgttattactaTAGTTTTAAgcctaaatattttttcttgaatatttaatttatatagttAATTCATGAAATGACACACCAAAGAGGATTAAAAAAGCTGGCAGTAGTGCCATTTGTTCTGGCTGCTGAATTTCTGTAGTGTTTAATTGTTTATGATCCAAAATAATGAGTTATGAATAGTGAATAAATGATGAAAGATGGCCACGTCCAATGTCCAGGGTGCCCACTTTACGGAACTTGCACCCTCACACTCGCACTCGCTCCTTAAATAAAGTACGTGCACTTACTATATATGCTTCACTGTTAAATACTTCAGTTAACCCAAAACATTGCATACCCTAAAACGAGGAGGATGCATATATGCAATGCATTTTCGCAATGCTTGCTAGCTAGGACAGCTAATCAACCTTGACAGCCATATCGAATGTTGAAAAGATGTTCTTTCTTAATTTCTACATGAGATGTtatggttttaaaattaaattaatgattaaatatatttttagtcatttaaaatatgtttaatttcatGTATTTGGTCTCTCAAATTTAAATGTCCTACTTTGATCCCCCACTTTTAATTTAGATGTCTCATAAGtgatctcttttattttcacatttaaTTTGAATAGATGGAAATGAATCAATGATATGTCATTCACTACCACATAACAGTGGTGTTATGAAGACCTTtgatgtatgattttatgtcatattttttttcattcatatggTTTAATGTCATGCGTTtgagaaatattaaaatgaattttttcttcatatttataaagattaaaatcaaatttttacttattaatttAGAGGGATATAAAAAATACCTATCcatcttaatttgtttttttataagtagGAATTCAAGCACATACTATGAGTTTATAATAACTAATgcatattatttaataactaaattagattttttaataatttgttggacattactaaaataaaattgagcTCTCGTTATTTGGCATTAtccttaaaaagaattttttattgaagGAAAATTCAgttcataataattttagtaTATAACAATGTAGAAAATGAATATTGAATGGTTATATGTTCCATTGTTTGATGGGTGAAATTTAAGTAACctacttttaattctttatttaatgttaattgGTTTCTATAATGACACATCATAGTTGATTCcaatgatataattttaagtaactcttaaattatttccttaaaatggtaagaaaatattttttaactcacATGCAACcgttatttatataaacaatcGAGACTTAATTTTAAGTAACCTAATATGATATGTAAATCATTtctaatggtaaaaaaaaattaaataataatatctaAATATAAACAACTCGTTAAACAATTGGTGTTGAAAATACTTATGGTTCGTGCAGAGATATTAGTGTCTATTAAGATATGATTTGCTCTTATCATATATTTATagacattaatatttttgtaaaaataaggaaaaaataaattgggtaaatgaaaataaataagaaatagaataaaaataaaagtatttgattttagaagatataaaagaaataaataagatagaaataaaaaaatttgattaatcaAATTGCTAATCAATTATAGAAACTTGATAATCGACATATTGGTCCTAAAAATTGATTGTCATAGTGTCAACCAATTGATTATGGAAATCAAATAATTGTTTGGGttatgtttttaatgaaattctattatattttatttttctcgttttaaaaaataataaaaaggtgtgagtctcatttttttttatttctctttcacCCTATTCCATTGTTATCAAAGTTATCAAACAcactgtaaaatctatctcctCTCTATTTCTACTTTAATGTTCCTTTCTATTTGTTTGATAATCCATTCTACTAAAAGAAGTGTTAAGATtgagacaaaattgattttagccaCTACATTTTGAAATAGTGGTtatagttttctatttttaaaatgtagtaaATTTCATCTTGACCTATCCTTTATTTTGACTTGATGAGAAATACAATTACCACATTTTAGAAATATAAAGATCGAGACTACCACTTTTAAATGTAatgactattttttcttttatcaaaagtttataaaactaaatcacATTTTTTCCTATTACCAATTTAGTAGCtgatacattttaaaaacattgatcCCCTAATGCCACCACTTGGATCACAAGCTGGGATAAGTCAACTTGGCTTAAAAACATTGATtcaattatattgttttttgggTTTAGGTATATTTTCGTTCTTAATCCGTGAATATTTTTAGAAACATTTTCTTGTAAATAAGTCAAATGACTATGTGATTTTCAAGTTAAATATGAAACTTGTAATAGATCTGATGTTGACTTCTTGACGGTTCACATTTTACAATACTTCACACGATGATACAATTTTCTTATCAATTAGAATCTTCCACTAGTCAAAATCCTCCGCAAGTAACCCTTATAGGATCAATAATTCTTCCCACAAACTAACACAAGACTTTCCCGAATGCTTTGTCTCCTTCCTTACCTTACATGTTTTTTGAACTTTCTAGAAAGTCAGTCTCATAACTACTTAAAGTGAAACACATTTAACTATAGAGTTTTTAAgtgatagattaaaaaaataaattattttcattctgGTGTGATACTGGGAGTGTTACAAAACTAGGGGCGATGAGCTCAAATTCCACTATTaaaacttttgttttctttataaaataaagcACCATTCTCTAGTCTCAAGAATATCAAGTAACGCTGAAAcaaatttctataaaaataactttgacattttaaaacaattatagcTTTCTTAACTGTATATTGATgttattgttgattttttttttgttgtagaATGAAGCTCATGATGTTAATCATGTTATTGTTGATGTTTATACAAAAGAGCATATTAGCTCTGATGAGTATATCTGGTGAAGCTTAACCCTATAATAACAGAGTGACAGAGCAGACTACATAGTTAAACACATAATCATCGTTTGAATTAAGATAAACAGTATATCCCAAAATTCTAATTGTTGACTTAGCCAAATGATTAAAATCCATTGGCCTTTGGAACTTATCACCGTAATTAGTCTGTAACACAGTATATCAGGCAAATGTATGTCACGCTTTACTTCAAATTTCATTTCTAagcctaaatttttaaaatggagACAACGCTAATCCAAGGTTACACATAAATTTTCAGAGCAATATTTGGAAACATAAATTTGCTTGAAACTCAATTGtgcaaaaaatatatacaaattttgaaGACATCATCACTTGGGATGCAATTGGATTAAGGAGAATCTCTAGAACAAAATGTGAATGGAAGGCCTAATCTAACTTGGTGGTAATCCTTATCCActaggaaaatgaaaataaccaATGTCCAATGAAAGCATTGCCAGCTTTTGAACTAGtaatagtaattaattaagagAAGAAGTTAGACTAATGAAGTAATCTTCAGTACATGGAATAGTGAGACCACCCATTGGGTGATTGAATCCGAATTCTTCTTCAGCCCAATCCAACAAGTCTCTGAATAAAGGGTGGCTTAGGTAAGATATTGGAATCACAAACCTCTTATGGTTCTCTCCAACGTACACTGCCAAGTGGCCTTTTGGAACATCAGCAACAGCTGAAGCCATTTTGATTCTTTGTGAAAGTGTTCTCTGAAGTTTCTGCTTGGCATGAGCTATCCCCACAAATCTGTTTCCAGTCTTCATGATGGAGCTAGAAAGCTAGATATATATGAATCAACGTCtaaagatattattattaagtGGTAGAGCTAGATAAGATCACTTGGGTTGGAATTGCCATCtcaagaaaatacattacatatatatagggGGTCAAGGTATGCCATGCACTAACTAAAATTGCTTGATAACTATGAAGAATGTTTAGAAACATGTCAGGTGTAGGACTTGCGGTAGCTTCACATGAGTGTGCCTAATCTGGACCAAAACATGAGGACCCACAAATTTTTGGagccagaaaaaaaaagtgtggtaCTAGTTAAAAGTTGTACTACTTGTTGATTATTGTTTCTTGCTTTGAACGAATAATGCCTTACCCCTTTTTATTCTAGGCACGTTCTTGACATGAAATGCCAACATGCAATTGGAAAATATGTTGAACTGGTTTTACCTACCTATTAAAAGGAGCTTTGAATTTAGACTGGTGCTCTTTAGTAGCAATTTTTTGTCATCACTAGACATTAGTCTCTGTTGTGGATAATAGATAGATATGCCTATCTATCAACTGGTTCACATAATCTTTGGATTAGGTTCAACTTAATCCTTGATTTAATTTGGTCCAAATTGGCttaatctaataatatattgCATTCCCTTTTCTAAATTGTACTGTTTTAAAAATTCCATCCTAAATAGTAGTAGATACAACGTCAAATCTAGATAATGAAATTCCATTATCCGATTCACACCTACCTAATATCATGCATGTTGGACTAATTCAAGCAGGCAAACATTATTTCTAAACGTGATCCTACTCAATCCAATAACCTATAGTAGCTAGAgtttgattttgttctttaacCCAGCCGGGACTGCAAACGGTAATATAAAGAGAATTAAAACGAAAATGATtttcatcaattcataaattatatatgcACATCATTTAGAAATATAACCAACATATACAAAATAAGTTCAATAGTTAATGGGTAAGCACTACGTCATTTTTCCAAACAAAAAGCTGAACAATAGGTCCTCAATTATTTCACACAAGGGTGGTTCCCTCTATTAGACCtgctatatctttttttttttttttttgcaaaaggaAGGATGATAACTTAATTGGTTTATACAGTTGCATAAATTAAACTGCAACAATTACCCTCCTCTTCTCAAAATAGAAAGGAAGCGTTTTTTATCTGCTTATATATATCTTAGTTTCCTCTTCAACGTGAATCGATCGCagggaaaataatttaattaatggcAATCACATTGGCTTTCTAGCTTAAAGGCAATTGGTCAATTATTCTATAAGCAGATTGAGTTCCTCTTCAAAGTGTACATAGTTTAGTGTAGTAAATAATCTATTTGCCATACAGAGTTACATAATAATATGCACCCCATCACATCAAACTCAACTTTCATATGGTTGAAGTGTCAAGTGTTTCGTGTAGTAAGTAATGTAAAAGCCAAATTCGGTGTAGTGAGGTGCTTGTTATGTATGTAACTTGGTGCGACGGATTAATAGATTGTTAACTACATGGATTAAGCACTGCACATTTCACAACAGATTGTAGGAAATGAAGAATGCCTTGCTTAATTAGTTAGCGCAACTTCACTTTAATTAATCTGTTTTTCACCTATATATTCATCCTCCTCCATTGAATTCATAAAGCAGTCCAATAATAGAGCCACTGAATAGAAAACTGAAAACGTCCATGTGATTGCATAAAAGTTGTTTTCAACACCGCACGTGAAATACTCCCACCATTTGAGTACTGGACCCGATTTTTGGAAGGCCAAACACTTTAAACTTTTGTGTAACAATAGTTgactataaaaagaaaatgatttaattttaattagtcatttGGTTCCTATctgttaaaattatataaaaaattaaaattggtgGTGTAAAACAAGTACAAATTTCTAGACAGTGTAAGCCTCTACAAATTttatccattaattttttattttattttgtgagaCCAATTTGTGACCATTTAATAATCGCAAGAAAATTTGTGACAATTTTCCTGAGGAACTACAATGATATCAAAAGTACATGTGTAAGGAATAAAATAGATAGTTTTTAGGTATAAGAACTAACacgtaaaaataatataagtatagaGACTAAACGAGTAAATAAATTGAAGTTTATTAATCGGTTTACAAATCTCGCTCAAAGCTTAGTGGCCACCCCACCCATGACTAGGCTCAATTTGTGAAACAGTTCTAAAAGACACAAAATCGACAAGGAATGTGAAAGAAAATTTGGCATTTCAGAGTAATAGATTATAATTCTATTAGCATTCCTTTAGCCCTTCCATAATCTTAAAACAaggtttgctttttttttttttttttggtgaattcaCCGGAACTTGATTTTAGTGTGTagtatttttcattatataattttttaaatatagaaaGTTATGGTTAATAaagttcttttaattttcttgagCTGGCACAAAATTAGGAGAACAAGTATTGCAGGCCAACTCCATTTCTGCATTTTAACCTTTATTTAGTTGGGCTACTGCCAAGACAAAAGCCCAAAATCAAGATTTGAAGGCTTCAAATTCAGGATTTTTCTTCCTGCacccatgtttttttttgtacacTTAGTAGATTTTGGATAATTTCAACATTGTCCTTCCATAAAGCTCATACGGATTGCAAATCAGTAATaactttggttttaaataatgtatttttttacatatataaatttttattatacctataatttttatttacaatttatatatgtaaaaaaatatattattagatcaaaattaattgttataaaatttattatgtaaaattatatgtatattaaatatacattaaaaaatttagtgttatatataacaacattaattattttataacacaaTTGATCTATTAGTTCAGTTGGCTAGGGTGTGGTGTTAATAATGTGAAAGTCACATGTTTGATATATCCACGTTATTcttcaaattgaaaatttatcaaataagggTATGAAAATAAGCGTTGTGTCCCAACATCCTCTAGTACAAGGTTTTTTAAAATCATCTACATAATCATCTGCTCCTACGAATACAAGGTTTGAAATTATCACAAGATTCAAACAATAATAACATACATGGAGTGAGTTATTACATTCCTAAACAggtaaagataaataaatgaaagcacacacacacacacacacacacacacacacacatatatataatataagtataacaagctCAACTTAGCATAATTCGCACATTTTATCACTTATTGCGTAACATCACTAGTCCTAAGGATTTAATTACAATTTCACATTTCacaccttcacattaatcatgTGTTCAGAACAACACATCTCAAGTACAACATACTATCTCACACTCACACAATTCACTATCCACTATCACGTAACAAGTTATAATGATCATTACACAAACGTTATGCAATagatactaagactcaatcttatATCTAATGTGGTATCATATCAATGAAAAACCTCGTTGGACGCTTAAAAAtatatgacaagacaaaccatacACTAGTAAGTCAAACTActttcactaggtaaaatcGTAGGGAGACTAGTCAGGGTCATGTTGTTTTTGCGAGAATACTCCAAcacaacatgttatcacacctaatGAATCATATAAACACACACGCTCACACACAGATCAACACGTAATAAGCTTATGAGGAGGCCAAAACAATGCTAATTTAGTAAATCTTGTCCAAAACACAAacgaattatataaaaatacttcTCACAACATGCGAAGTAaaactcttaaaataatttcacataatcatatcaaaataaaaggaatcaaaatcataggttcaaaaacacgaaaacaccaagaacactcaattttatcaaccaattcgcattTGGAtatcaattggtctgtcaaacataaaaatctcatgattataatcataaaggcaAAATTACAATATAGTGAACATCTCAAAACAAATCCCAATTCGATTTTATAATGATCCCTATATATGTtaattctaaccccaattgcgataaactcattccTTATTTCTAAGCGGACTTACGTGTGTGGTCCGGCAGTGATAGtgacatctctagcggttccctaagaTTTCTCAAGCTTTTTCTCTAGTTGTTTTGCCAGGGTTTTCAAGCGCCAAAGAGAAGTAGAAGAGATATTAGAGTCTCAATTTCATTGTCTTCATGCGAGGGGTATTTTTATGTCTGTAGACATTATTTCGTAAATCCCAACAGTGGGTATGTATGAAAATGAGTTCCAAAGTTGATGTCCAAATTTGAGAACGATCCAACGATTAACGTGTTTGTAATCGTAGTTTTATCAGGACAAATTTGGGTGTATGTGAAAAAAGAGAAGATTTGAGAGATAAAGAAGAGAGAACGAACTTGGGAGGAAGGGAAAACGTGAAAACCTGTAAATGTAAAAACTAACTATGTCtcgttttatttactttaaaaccattattttaattaataaatctatttctccttatttatttaattacgaaaactcattatttttttaaaataaatttctttttaatttatttaaaaaaaacggGTGTTACAACATGTAAGGTAGAGGAACGAATTTTGCCTGTATTATTGCCttaattctctatttttttgaaggaaaattGTAAGTATATGCCAGCAACTTCAAACGCCTTATCTACCTAAACGTTTCTTTCTAGTATATGGTAGTATTATAGTTGACTGTTCAATATGAACCAAACATGGTGTCTGAAGTTATTATGTCTAGAGCACTACGTCAGCCATTAAATTGTTTAGACAATTAAGCATTGGGTTTTGATCTTGCaggtttctctcttttttaattatcaagtgGCTACCATTAGGATGTCCttcaaaaaattgtttgaacATCCAGCTTCACTTAATAATTTCTTCATCTTTGATAAAATACATTCTAGTGTATACAGTACCATGTGATCCTTCACACATGTTTCTCACCAGCCTCCATTTGGATTACTCTTCATCAATCATTTTTGTATCTAAGAGTTTTCTAAAACCTTCTATTTATGTGTATATATAGGGATAGTCGTGGTTGGAGTCACAAACAAGTCAAGTCCTTAGCATCTTCTTACACAACTCTTTTTCAAATCATTCTCTTGATCTGCAATGGATTTCTGTTTGCCTGGTTTTCAAAGGCGCAGTGATTTCCCAAAGGGCTGCCTTGTAGTTTAAGTAGGAGATTACCAAAAGAAGCAGTTTGTGATTCCTATATCATATTTGAACCAACCTTCAACGCAACACCTGCTGAGTGAAGTTGAACAAGAATTTGGATTTGATAATCAATGAATGGCCTCAAGAACCGCTTGTAGATAAGATAATCCAATGGATTAACATGATCTTGAAGTCACTTACCTTTGTTAACTTGTAATGTCTTCTTCTGTAATGCTTGATTAATAAATTAGTGGGGGATGTGTGTGTGTACTTGGGAAAAAAGTCAAATAGCCAATGCTTTTTCTCTGattttgtcattttaaattaaaataatatctgTGATAAGGGAGAGGGTTTCCAAAATGATAAGGGAGAAGTCTGATATTGAGTATTGTAAAAGTTAAGGATTTATATAGAAAGTCTCGCATTAAGAACTATGTCATATGCGACATAGACTGCACCTCCCTCCAACCATGATGCTCTACCATTACTGCAGAGTTGTATGATATGATGTATCTCTTTTGGAGATGGCTTACATCACAATTGAGCCATGAAGTTTTTGTGAGGTTTTATCTGGTTTTCCAATCACTTCTCCAATAATAAATTCATAGTTTTTACAtccaaaaaaggagaaaaaaagaacaTCATAGTTACTTCACAGATAAACAATAGGGGTGCATGCCAAATCTTTAAATTTCAAACAGTCCGTGCAATcaactgaaaataatttttcaatttgagCTAATTGGCACGATCAACTTGTGTATCctccaaaaatatttatctGGTCGAAGTAACtactttttaaatataagatatCTAAgttctcaattttaattttgtaaatggaAATAAGTAGGAATGGGAGAAAAAAATTGGCCATGGGTAACAGAACTGTTAGGTGATCACTTTCCACCAAAATATTCCTGTTGTGAAATTCAGGGTAATTTGTAGTGATAATCCATGTATTTATGCCAAAGAAACAACTAAAATAATCGTTGTGATGGTGCTGCTTAATTAGGAAACTGTAAGAATCAATGACCATTAGGAAATGAGGGTGATTTTTCAGTGATGATAGAATAGGAAGGAACACATAATTAACTCAAGATTATTCTGTGATGTTGCATGTAGGAACTAAATGAGCtcgtattataaaaaaaatataacaagtgTCTAGAGCTGTTTAAGAACAAATGTGTTCTGTGTTCCGTGTTCCATGTTCAGCTCAAAGACATACATTGAAATGCAATAGAGCAGATGTACCGAACATCTATTTTATTAAGTTTGGGCAATATCTCCAAAAGATTAGCAGCAGTTAATCCCTATTAAAAGATAATAGGCTGACTGATCTATGCCaaatgaaatttggtaatgatACTGTTGTAGTTGTATATATCAGAATTCACTGAGACTGGACAAAAGGAAACAGATATCTTGTGTTAACATTCCCATTCAAGTCAAAATTTCCAACTTCAGCGGGTTTATACAACGGAAAAAACAATATGGAAAATATTCACAATAAAAGAAAGTTTCTTCTGTACAAATTTGGCTCAACTAATCTATCTGAGTCACCATTATAGCATGGTTCACAGCTCATTCAAGCGAGAAGTGAGGTTTAGAAACTCATCCTCCCTGCATGGAATTGTGAGACCACCAGTTGGATGATCAAATCCAAACTCTTCTTCTGCTTGACTTAGTAATTCTTGAAATGAAGGTTGGTTCAAGTATGATACTGGAATCACAAACCGCTTCATCTTATCTCCAACATAGACAGCAAGATAGCCTTTTGGGACTTGAAGTCCCTTGCAAGTAGCTTTGGCTGCAGAAAATGATGCCTGTCTAATAATACCTGGTATGCGGAAacccattgttttttttttggctccACAAACAAGTAATATGCCAAGTGATGCCAAAAGACTTGTATGGGAAAGAAATATTTGAACCCTGATGCTTCAGGATGCAAATGACTTGTGTTGCTTGAGAACACTAGAAATAGTGTATATATAGTCACTAATGGGCCCTCTGCAACAGCAATCCAATTCCACCATGAGTGTTTTTTAGGGGCAAGGGATCACATAATCACATGGTGTTGTCTTAAGAGGTTGCTTTCAAGGATTAGGAAGATAAATGGGAGTGCATACCATACCCCACCTTCTGAGATAATGGCGAACAGATTTACCCACTTGAACATAAATACATCAGCAATGGTGAAATCTAATATTGAGCTATAGTATTTTCAATGATAGACATGCTTTAGACATTTCACATGTTTCTTTAAAGAAGATGATAATaatatagatagatatatatCTACCATGTACCAACTAATATCTAAGTGACAATAAGCAATCTGTAAACATTGAGGCTTGAGCTGAGCCGAGCTGATTGGTAGCTCTGAAACCGTCTTTGGAGATAAGAAGAGAACCAACATTGAATACATGATCACAAGGCATTATGAACTACATTTGTTTTCTGTACATCAAATTCTAAGAAACACAGCGTGAAATTTACATAAATGAAGTTTGTGGCTCCTACCTGCCACCACAGATAAGTGTTAACATGATCaattagattttcttttttcatagaAGCAGCTGTTTCATTTCAAGTGGGGTAATCTGTTCCAGAAGGTGGGACTTGTATTTTCTACTATAACATGTATTGTTGAATCATGAGAAAGTCCTCTAAGACAACACCATATGCCTTGTCTCTCATTTGGTCCCATATCTCATAGCCCTCCTTCACCAATAATTCAACTAGCCTATGGTTTCTTACATATCTATATATACTTATGGCTGCAAGAAGTTAGGACCAACACAAATCATTCACATCCTGaagcattcaaaattcaaaagtttattttaaagtcTTTTCTTAGACAATTCTCTTCTCCAGTCTCTAACGCAATCAATATAACAATGGGTTTTCATTTACCTAGTATCAGAAGGGCATTATTTGCTGCAAATCAAGTATCTTCAAAAACAGTGGACGTGCCAAAGGGATATCTTGCAGCCTATGTTGGAGATAAAATGAAGCGCTTTGTGATCCCTGTATCATACTTGAATCAACCTTCATTCCAAGAATTGTTGAGTCAAGCTGAGGAAGAGTTTGGATATGATCATCCCATGGGTGGCCTCACAATTCCTTGCAGCGAAGATGTCTTCCAACATATAACTTCTTGCTTGAATGGACTGTAAATCTCACCCTGTAGGAGACTGACATAGATTAGTGGAGACATTTTGTACAATAGGCATTGTCTCGACTTGTAAAGATTTCCCTTTTTTGagaaataggaaaaagaaagacCATCAGAATGACAAAAtcacaacataattttttttttttgtgtataatgACAATGAATTCAACTACTCAACCTTCCTCTCagtattttctgtttttttttcagatttgaGTGCTACTTTATTTAAAAGTCAACTGCAATtgcaataaaattttaaatttctcattcTAAATAGTGCAGTATCCAAAGGGGAAAATTGAAAAGAGAATATGTCTAGGTGAATTA is a genomic window containing:
- the LOC114367519 gene encoding auxin-induced protein 15A-like, encoding MKTGNRFVGIAHAKQKLQRTLSQRIKMASAVADVPKGHLAVYVGENHKRFVIPISYLSHPLFRDLLDWAEEEFGFNHPMGGLTIPCTEDYFISLTSSLN